From a region of the Coffea arabica cultivar ET-39 chromosome 3e, Coffea Arabica ET-39 HiFi, whole genome shotgun sequence genome:
- the LOC140038543 gene encoding probable disease resistance protein At4g27220, producing MAEELTHVPSHQAVLDSLVDCLRDAYCKRIIIHREPQVGKTNILRNLNNLLGQRPIQLELDYVIWVTFPTRRPELEPGDFITDIQDKILQRVGLTGQNGGSGKTEVISRALREKSYLLLFDGFSLSIGLEDIGISEEHEHGKVIIEAPYLLRKFPLAKNIELEWLSTPDSRILFDKIIADEKLSEENRDLGVKIVDELGGLPGGDRIYSTMAEQPGMQTRRLLERFESKIERC from the coding sequence ATGGCTGAAGAACTAACTCATGTGCCTTCACATCAAGCGGTCCTTGATAGCCTGGTGGACTGTTTACGTGATGCATACTGCAAGAGGATTATCATCCACAGAGAACCACAAGTTGGAAAAACAAATATTTTGAGAAACTTGAATAATCTGTTGGGTCAACGCCCTATCCAACTTGAATTGGACTACGTCATTTGGGTGACCTTTCCTACTCGTCGGCCAGAGCTAGAGCCAGGGGACTTCATCACTGACATACAAGACAAAATTCTTCAGCGTGTGGGCTTAACTGGGCAGAAtggtggaagtgggaaaacagaAGTAATATCTAGAGCACTACGTGAGAAATCATATTTGCTGCTTTTTGACGGGTTCTCTCTATCAATTGGGCTTGAGGACATTGGAATCTCTGAAGAACACGAGCACGGGAAAGTCATCATTGAAGCCCCATATCTCCTGAGGAAATTTCCATTGGCCAAAAACATCGAATTAGAGTGGTTATCAACCCCAGATTCGAGGATATTGTTTGATAAGATCATTGCTGATGAAAAACTTTCTGAAGAAAACAGAGATCTAGGTGTCAAGATCGTTGACGAGCTTGGTGGGCTTCCAGGGGGTGATCGTATCTATAGCACGATGGCTGAGCAGCCCGGAATGCAAACAAGAAGATTGCTGGAAAGGTTTGAATCAAAGATTGAAAGATGTTAA